The Candidatus Equadaptatus faecalis nucleotide sequence ACACTAAACAATGCAAAAGTCAATAGGCAAAATGCGGAAAAGCAATAAAAATATGATAATATGTTACGCGTCAATAAAATAAGCGGCAGAGTGTTTGCTCCGCCGCTTTGATATATTATGATTTTAGAAATTATTTTGCTATGCCGCGTTCTTTGTCCGTTCCCGGAATAAGATTATCGCAGAATGCGGCGCAGAGACCGGCTTAAAGATAAAACAACGGCGGAAAAACCCCGCCGTTGTTTTGTGTTGTCGCCTGAATAATTACTTTGCTATGCCGCGTTCTTTGTCCGTTCCAGGGATAAGATTATCGCAGAATGCGGCGCAGATACCTGCGACTGCCATCGGTGTTTTGAGCACTGCCCAAATCATTCCGCCGAGCATCTGTCCGAAGAAGCCTGTGAAGAGTGTCTGCTGCGTTTCAACCCAGCCTGGGACGCCGAGGCACATGAGGAATGAGAAACCGACTATGAGAACGTTCCTCTGACTGCCCATGTCCGCGCGCATCAGGTTCTGAATTCCGAGTGCGCCTATTGTTCCGAAAAGCGTTATGTAAGCGCCGCCGATAATCGGTGAAGGCATGGTTGCTATAAGTGCGCCGAGCTTTGCAAAGAGTGACAGCAGAATAAGAATTACCGCGCCTATTCTGATTACGTAACGGCTTGCGACGCCCGTGAGCGCCATGAGTCCGATGTTTTCCGTATAAGAGGTTGTCCCGACGCTTCCGAGTATGCCTGAAATCGCGCAGCTGAAGCCTTCTGCGCCGAGTCCCTTGTTTATCTGTTCTCGTGTCGGGTCATTGACGCCTGCCGCGTACGTGCAGTTGTGATAATCGCCTATTGATTCAATCATGCAGCAGAAGAAGCCCGCGAAGATTGCGCCGATTGCGAGACCTGAGAATTTCGGCACGCCCCACGGCATAAAGAGGTTGTAGCGGAACCACGGCGCGTCTGCAACGCTTTGGAGATTGATGTAGGCGGCATGTCCCGGCGCAAAAATTCCTGCAAGCGAAAGGGCAAGGCAGAGCAGATAGGCTATAACTATCGCTCCGAGTACCGCGAATATATTGAGGAATTTGTTTTTGCTTACGAGGCTGAACAAAAAGACGAGCAGAACGACGAGAAGCGCCACAGGCCAGTAGTTTGCGGCGTTGAACTGTACGGCCGTCGGGGCAAGGGTGAAGCCGATAGCCATAATTGTAGGGCCGATGACAACCGGCGTTATGAATTTGCGTACGCGTCCGATTATTCTGGTGTAGCCCAAAAGTCCGAGCGTTATACCGCCGGCGATAAGCGCGCCTCCGACGTACTGCATTACAACGTCCGCGCCCATTGCTTTGTAGGCGCCGACTATGGTGAGTATCGGAGGTATGAAACTGAAGCTTGAACCCTGCACTATTGGCAGTCCGCTTCCGAGTTTCGGGTGTGTCTGAATGAGTGTCGCAATTCCCATCGCGAAATAGACGCAGCCGATGAAGGCGCCTATCTGAGCCGTTGTCATTCCCATTGCCGGCCCGCAGATGAGAGGCACAAGCGTCGTCGCCCCGAAGAGCGTCAGAACGTGCTGTGCTCCCGCGAGAATTGCTATTCCCAACGGCGGACGGTCTTCAATGCCGTAGACTATGTTTTTGTTTGCCATGTCTGTTCCCCCTTAAGTTTTGCTGCAATTTACATCTCGAAAATAATAATGCACGGCGCAAAAAAAATCCAGCGGAAATTTTAAAAATTCCGCCGGGTTAAAGATTGTAAATTATTTTGCCTTTCCCTGTGCTATAACCGCTGCCTGCGCTTTCGCTATTTCTTCGGGGTCGCCTACGTAATAGCTGCGCAGCGGGTTCATGTCTTCGTCAAATTCATAAACGAGGGGTACTGCGTTTGGGATATTGACGCCGACAATTTTGTCGT carries:
- a CDS encoding purine/pyrimidine permease; amino-acid sequence: MANKNIVYGIEDRPPLGIAILAGAQHVLTLFGATTLVPLICGPAMGMTTAQIGAFIGCVYFAMGIATLIQTHPKLGSGLPIVQGSSFSFIPPILTIVGAYKAMGADVVMQYVGGALIAGGITLGLLGYTRIIGRVRKFITPVVIGPTIMAIGFTLAPTAVQFNAANYWPVALLVVLLVFLFSLVSKNKFLNIFAVLGAIVIAYLLCLALSLAGIFAPGHAAYINLQSVADAPWFRYNLFMPWGVPKFSGLAIGAIFAGFFCCMIESIGDYHNCTYAAGVNDPTREQINKGLGAEGFSCAISGILGSVGTTSYTENIGLMALTGVASRYVIRIGAVILILLSLFAKLGALIATMPSPIIGGAYITLFGTIGALGIQNLMRADMGSQRNVLIVGFSFLMCLGVPGWVETQQTLFTGFFGQMLGGMIWAVLKTPMAVAGICAAFCDNLIPGTDKERGIAK